From the genome of Vicia villosa cultivar HV-30 ecotype Madison, WI linkage group LG2, Vvil1.0, whole genome shotgun sequence, one region includes:
- the LOC131653314 gene encoding probable metal-nicotianamine transporter YSL7, producing the protein MAQNENEDRVIDHAFEFEQHHEQQHQQQQHQKGTRLSSKEDEASVEKVFKHLLVPTWQNQLTVRAFVVSFFLSVLFSFIVMKLNLTTGIIPSLNVSAGLLGFFFVKTWTKFLEKSNMLKQPFTRQENTVIQTCVVASSGIAFSGGFGSYLFGMSKHVADQSSDTSDFKNPKLGWIIAFLFVVSFLGLFSVVPLRKIMVIDFKLTYPSGTATAHLINSFHTPQGAKLAKKQVRLLGRFFSLSFLWGFFQWFYTASDGCGFQAFPSLGLKAFDNRFYFDFSALYIGVGMICPYIINISVLLGGILSWGVMWPLIKTREGHWYKVNLGDSDLQGIQGYRVFIAIAMILGDGLYNFVKVLTHTLLGLYNQIGNKRKESALPIADQDSTSSPEAELSYDDQRRKQLFLKDQIPRWFAVGGYVAIASISTATLPHIIPQLKWYYILLIYLIAPTLAFCNAYGCGLTDWSLASTYGKLAIFTIGAWAGASHGGVLASLAACGVMMNIVSTASDLMQDFKTGYLTLASPRSMFVSQIIGTAMGCVISPCVFWIFYKAFPDLGTHKSQYPAPYAIVYRNMAILGVQGFGSLPNNCLLLCYIFFGAAIVINLIKDLVGKVGRFIPLPMAMAIPFYLGPYFAIDMCVGSLVLFVWETVDKAKADAFAPAVASGLICGDGIWTLPASVLALFGVKPPICMKFLSRATNSRVDTFLGN; encoded by the exons ATGGCACAAAATGAGAATGAGGATAGGGTAATTGACCATGCTTTTGAATTTGAACAACATCatgaacaacaacatcaacaacaacaacatcaaaaggGTACGAGGTTGTCGTCCAAAGAAGATGAAGCTTCAGTTGAGAAAGTGTTTAAGCACTTATTGGTTCCAACATGGCAGAATCAATTAACTGTAAGAGCTTTTGTGGTTAGCTTTTTTCTGAGCGTGCTTTTCAGTTTCATTGTGATGAAGCTTAATCTCACAACTGGGATTATACCATCATTGAATGTGTCTGCTGGTCTTTTGGGATTCTTCTTTGTGAAAACATGGACAAAGTTTTTGGAAAAATCTAATATGTTGAAACAACCTTTTACAAGACAAGAGAATACTGTTATTCAGACATGTGTTGTTGCTTCCTCTGGAATTGCTTTTAGtg GAGGATTTGGGAGTTACCTATTTGGAATGAGTAAACATGTAGCTGATCAATCCTCAGACACAAGTGATTTTAAGAATCCAAAATTGGGATGGATAATTGCTTTTCTCTTTGTTGTTAGCTTTTTGGGACTCTTCTCAGTTGTACCTCTCAGAAAG ATTATGGTTATTGACTTCAAATTGACATATCCGAGTGGTACTGCAACTGCTCATCTCATCAACAGCTTCCACACTCCTCAAGGAGCCAAGCTAGCAAA GAAACAAGTGAGATTGTTAGGAAGATTCTTCAGTTTGAGTTTCTTATGGGGTTTCTTTCAATGGTTCTATACAGCTTCTGATGGCTGTGGATTTCAAGCCTTCCCTTCATTAGGGCTCAAAGCATTTGATAACAG gttttattttgatttttctgcactttatatTGGTGTGGGAATGATTTGTCCATATATCATAAATATATCAGTGCTCCTTGGAGGAATCCTTTCTTGGGGAGTAATGTGGCCTCTCATAAAAACCAGAGAGggtcattggtacaaagttaacCTCGGTGATAGCGACCTTCAAGGAATCCAAGGCTATAGGGTATTTATAGCCATAGCCATGATTCTTGGAGATGGTTTATACAACTTTGTCAAGGTTCTAACGCATACGTTACTGGGTTTGTACAATCAAATTGGGAACAAACGAAAGGAAAGTGCTCTACCTATTGCGGATCAAGACTCTACCTCAAGTCCTGAGGCTGAGCTATCTTACGACGATCAGCGCCGGAAGCAACTCTTTCTTAAAGATCAGATTCCTAGATGGTTTGCAGTTGGAGGATATGTTGCTATTGCTTCAATCTCAACAGCCACATTGCCGCACATTATTCCTCAACTAAAATGGTATTACATACTTCTTATATACCTGATTGCTCCAACCTTAGCATTTTGCAATGCTTATGGTTGTGGACTAACTGATTGGTCCCTAGCATCAACCTACGGAAAGCTTGCAATCTTCACAATCGGTGCATGGGCCGGTGCATCACATGGTGGAGTTCTAGCCAGTCTAGCGGCATGTGGAGTTATGATGAACATCGTCTCAACAGCTTCTGATCTTATGCAAGATTTCAAAACAGGTTACCTAACCTTGGCTTCTCCGCGTTCTATGTTTGTGAGCCAAATAATCGGCACGGCAATGGGATGTGTGATCTCTCCTTGTGTGTTTTGGATTTTCTACAAAGCTTTTCCTGATCTAGGAACACATAAAAGTCAATACCCTGCACCGTACGCAATTGTGTACCGCAACATGGCGATACTCGGAGTCCAAGGATTCGGTTCTTTACCGAATAATTGTCTCCTGCTTTGTTATATATTCTTTGGCGCGGCCATTGTGATAAACTTGATTAAGGATCTGGTTGGTAAGGTAGGGAGGTTCATACCACTTCCAATGGCGATGGCGATACCTTTCTATTTAGGACCTTATTTTGCCATTGACATGTGTGTTGGAAGTTTGGTATTGTTTGTTTGGGAAACCGTTGACAAAGCTAAAGCCGATGCTTTTGCACCTGCTGTTGCTTCTGGTTTGATATGTGGTGATGGAATATGGACTCTTCCTGCTTCAGTACTTGCTCTCTTTGGAGTTAAGCCACCAATTTGTATGAAGTTCTTGTCAAGGGCTACAAATAGTAGGGTTGATACTTTCTTAGGAAATTAA
- the LOC131653316 gene encoding DNA-binding protein RHL1 isoform X1 translates to MAKPKTKKKSREDEDADSTNPVTIERKRLKSLAFSNNILSESQARSSIHLNPSSILAKHHGKDIIKKSQRKSSRYLFSFPGLFAPIAGGKIGDLKDLGTKNPILYLDFPQGRMKLFGTILYPKNKYLTLQFSRGGKSVMCEDYFDNMIVFSDAWWIGTKDENPEETKLEIPKELYEGQQTEPDFKGGAGAGAASVVNQSVLKTKIKRAEQESPETPLEEDSSDSELDLTDTKELVPVRQSARTVKKSYKFTEISSGDDDSAKSSPDISEHEEAVVEVDTNVNDHNSSNILIHISKETVVIDIDNEDNAPKEELPIVESKEPASASKSKKGSLVQTTISSLFKKVDVKKTPTSSKKSPSSKASGQKLQSAGSKRKIDLDEGSKKKARKIKDKNPGEKVKAKSKESEVEDDNEDVDDIEEFSNASEDSDESDEEWIA, encoded by the exons ATGGCCAAACCAAAGACGAAGAAGAAATCAAGAGAAGACGAAGACGCAGATTCAACAAACCCAGTAACCATTGAACGCAAGAGACTCAAATCCTTAGCTTTTTCAAACAACATACTCTCTGAATCCCAAGCTAGATCTTCAATTCACCTAAACCCTTCTTCCATTCTCGCCAAACATCACGGCAAAGACATCATCAAGAAATCTCAGAGGAAGAGTAGTAGATACCTTTTCTCGTTTCCCGGTCTCTTTGCTCCTATTGCTGGTGGCAAAATTGGTGATCTCAAAGATTTGGGAACCAAAAACCCCATTCTCTACCTTGATTTCCCTCAG GGCCGAATGAAGTTATTTGGGACTATCTTATATCCAAAGAACAAATACTTGACTCTACAGTTCTCTAGAGGTGGAAAGAGCGTGATGTGTGAGGATTATTTCGATAACATG ATTGTATTTTCGGATGCATGGTGGATTGGGACAAAAGATGAGAACCCAGAAGAAACTAAACTGGAAATTCCTAAGGAATTGTATGAG GGACAACAAACTGAACCTGACTTTAAAGGGGGTGCGGGAGCAGGTGCAGCTTCTGTAGTTAATCAAAGTGTTCTTAAAACTAAGATAAAACGTGCGGAGCAAGAGTCACCAGAGACAcctcttgaagaagattcatcAGACAGTGAACTTGACTTAACAGACACAAAGGAATTGGTTCCAGTTCGCCAATCAGCGAGAACTGTAAAAAAATCATACAA ATTTACTGAAATTTCTTCCGGTGATGATGATTCTGCTAAAAGCAGCCCTGACATTTCTGAACACGAAGAAGCAGTGGTAGAAGTTGATACCAATGTAAATGATCATAATAGCTCAAACATCCTTATACACATTTCG AAAGAAACTGTAGTTATTGACATTGACAATGAGGATAATGCTCCGAAAGAAGAACTCCCCATCGTGGAAAGTAAAGAACCTGCTTCAGCGTCAAAATCTAAAAAAGGTTCACTTGTTCAGACTACTATATCCTCATTATTCAAGAAAGTGGACGTAAAG aAGACTCCAACCAGTTCAAAGAAATCTCCATCATCAAAAG CTTCTGGCCAGAAGTTGCAATCCGCTGGTTCGAAAAGGAAGATTGACCTG GATGAAGGATCTAAGAAAAAGGCAAGAAAGATCAAGGACAAAAATCCTG GTGAAAAAGTCAAGGCAAAAAGCAAGGAAAGTGAG gttgaagatgacaatgaagatgtTGATGACATTGAAGAATTTTCAAATGCTTCAGAG GATTCTGATGAAAGCGACGAAGAATGGATTGCATGA
- the LOC131653316 gene encoding DNA-binding protein RHL1 isoform X2 produces the protein MAKPKTKKKSREDEDADSTNPVTIERKRLKSLAFSNNILSESQARSSIHLNPSSILAKHHGKDIIKKSQRKSSRYLFSFPGLFAPIAGGKIGDLKDLGTKNPILYLDFPQGRMKLFGTILYPKNKYLTLQFSRGGKSVMCEDYFDNMIVFSDAWWIGTKDENPEETKLEIPKELYEGQQTEPDFKGGAGAGAASVVNQSVLKTKIKRAEQESPETPLEEDSSDSELDLTDTKELVPVRQSARTVKKSYKFTEISSGDDDSAKSSPDISEHEEAVVEVDTNKETVVIDIDNEDNAPKEELPIVESKEPASASKSKKGSLVQTTISSLFKKVDVKKTPTSSKKSPSSKASGQKLQSAGSKRKIDLDEGSKKKARKIKDKNPGEKVKAKSKESEVEDDNEDVDDIEEFSNASEDSDESDEEWIA, from the exons ATGGCCAAACCAAAGACGAAGAAGAAATCAAGAGAAGACGAAGACGCAGATTCAACAAACCCAGTAACCATTGAACGCAAGAGACTCAAATCCTTAGCTTTTTCAAACAACATACTCTCTGAATCCCAAGCTAGATCTTCAATTCACCTAAACCCTTCTTCCATTCTCGCCAAACATCACGGCAAAGACATCATCAAGAAATCTCAGAGGAAGAGTAGTAGATACCTTTTCTCGTTTCCCGGTCTCTTTGCTCCTATTGCTGGTGGCAAAATTGGTGATCTCAAAGATTTGGGAACCAAAAACCCCATTCTCTACCTTGATTTCCCTCAG GGCCGAATGAAGTTATTTGGGACTATCTTATATCCAAAGAACAAATACTTGACTCTACAGTTCTCTAGAGGTGGAAAGAGCGTGATGTGTGAGGATTATTTCGATAACATG ATTGTATTTTCGGATGCATGGTGGATTGGGACAAAAGATGAGAACCCAGAAGAAACTAAACTGGAAATTCCTAAGGAATTGTATGAG GGACAACAAACTGAACCTGACTTTAAAGGGGGTGCGGGAGCAGGTGCAGCTTCTGTAGTTAATCAAAGTGTTCTTAAAACTAAGATAAAACGTGCGGAGCAAGAGTCACCAGAGACAcctcttgaagaagattcatcAGACAGTGAACTTGACTTAACAGACACAAAGGAATTGGTTCCAGTTCGCCAATCAGCGAGAACTGTAAAAAAATCATACAA ATTTACTGAAATTTCTTCCGGTGATGATGATTCTGCTAAAAGCAGCCCTGACATTTCTGAACACGAAGAAGCAGTGGTAGAAGTTGATACCAAT AAAGAAACTGTAGTTATTGACATTGACAATGAGGATAATGCTCCGAAAGAAGAACTCCCCATCGTGGAAAGTAAAGAACCTGCTTCAGCGTCAAAATCTAAAAAAGGTTCACTTGTTCAGACTACTATATCCTCATTATTCAAGAAAGTGGACGTAAAG aAGACTCCAACCAGTTCAAAGAAATCTCCATCATCAAAAG CTTCTGGCCAGAAGTTGCAATCCGCTGGTTCGAAAAGGAAGATTGACCTG GATGAAGGATCTAAGAAAAAGGCAAGAAAGATCAAGGACAAAAATCCTG GTGAAAAAGTCAAGGCAAAAAGCAAGGAAAGTGAG gttgaagatgacaatgaagatgtTGATGACATTGAAGAATTTTCAAATGCTTCAGAG GATTCTGATGAAAGCGACGAAGAATGGATTGCATGA
- the LOC131653317 gene encoding probable metal-nicotianamine transporter YSL7, translating to MAQNENDDRVIDHGFEFEQHHEQNSEQQRHQKRTRSLKEEASVEKVFKHLLVPSWQNQLTVRAFVVSFFLSILFSFIVMKLNLTTGIIPSLNVSAGLLGFFFVKTWTKFLEKSNMLKQPFTRQENTVIQTCVVASSGIAFSGGFGSYLFGMSEHVAKQSLDTSDFKNPKLGWIIAFLFVVSFLGLFSVVPLRKIMVIDFKLTYPSGTATAHLINSFHTPQGAKQAKKQVKLLGRFFSLSFLWGFFQWFYTASDSCGFQAFPSLGLKAFDNKFYFDFSALYIGVGMICPYIINISVLLGGILSWGVMWPLIKTKEGHWYKVNLGNNNLQGIQGYRVFIAIALILGDGLYNFVKVLSYTLLGLFNQIRNKQRENALPVADQDSSSSPELSYDDQRRKQLFLKDQIPIWFAVGGYVAIASISTATLPHIFPQLKWYYILVIYLIAPTLAFCNAYGNGLTDWSLASTYGKLAIFTIGAWAGASHDGVLASLAACGVMMNIVSTASDLMQDFKTGYLTLASPRSMFVSQIIGTAMGCVISPCVFWVFYKAFPDLGTTGSQYPAPNAIVFRNMAILGVQGFSSLPANCLLLCYIFFGAVSYPKICPCYSKTQSSKTQSPTQKL from the exons ATGGCACAAAATGAAAATGATGATAGGGTAATTgaccatggttttgaatttgaacaacATCATGAACAAAATTCCGAACAACAACGACATCAAAAGCGTACAAGGTCGTTGAAAGAAGAAGCTTCAGTTGAGAAAGTGTTCAAGCACTTATTGGTTCCATCATGGCAGAATCAATTAACTGTAAGAGCTTTTGTGGTTAGCTTTTTTCTGAGCATACTATTTAGTTTCATTGTGATGAAGCTTAATCTCACAACTGGGATTATACCATCCCTGAATGTGTCTGCTGGTCTCTTGGGATTCTTCTTTGTGAAAACATGGACAAAGTTTTTAGAAAAATCTAATATGTTGAAACAACCTTTTACAAGACAAGAGAATACTGTTATTCAAACATGTGTTGTTGCTTCCTCTGGAATTGCTTTTAGtg GTGGATTTGGGAGTTACCTATTTGGAATGAGTGAACATGTGGCTAAACAATCCCTAGACACAAGtgattttaaaaatccaaaattagGATGGATAATTGCTTTTCTCTTTGTTGTTAGCTTTTTGGGACTCTTTTCAGTTGTTCCTCTTAGAAAG ATTATGGTTATTGATTTCAAATTGACATATCCAAGTGGTACTGCAACTGCTCATCTCATCAATAGCTTCCACACTCCTCAAGGAGCCAAACAAGCAAA GAAGCAAGTGAAATTGTTGGGAAGATTCTTCAGTTTGAGTTTCTTATGGGGTTTCTTTCAATGGTTCTATACAGCTTCTGATAGCTGTGGATTTCAAGCCTTCCCTTCATTAGGCCTCAAAGCATTTGATAACAA gttttattttgatttttctgcactttatatTGGTGTGGGAATGATTTGTCCATATATCATAAATATATCAGTGCTCCTTGGAGGAATTCTTTCTTGGGGAGTAATGTGGCCTCTCATAAAAACCAAAGAGggtcattggtacaaagttaacCTTGGCAACAACAACCTTCAAGGAATCCAAGGCTATAGGGTATTTATAGCCATAGCCTTGATCCTTGGAGATGGTTTATACAACTTTGTTAAGGTTCTAAGTTACACCTTATTGGGTTTGTTTAATCAAATTCGGAACAAACAAAGGGAAAACGCTCTACCTGTTGCAGATCAAGACTCTTCTTCTAGTCCTGAGCTATCTTACGATGATCAGCGTCGGAAGCAACTCTTCCTTAAAGATCAGATTCCTATATGGTTTGCAGTTGGAGGATATGTTGCTATTGCATCAATCTCAACAGCCACATTGCCACACATCTTCCCTCAACTAAAATGGTATTACATACTTGTTATATACCTAATTGCTCCAACCTTAGCATTTTGCAATGCTTATGGTAATGGACTAACAGATTGGTCCCTAGCATCAACCTATGGAAAGCTTGCAATCTTCACAATCGGTGCATGGGCTGGTGCATCACATGATGGAGTTCTAGCCAGTCTAGCAGCCTGTGGAGTTATGATGAACATAGTTTCGACTGCTTCTGACCTAATGCAGGATTTCAAAACAGGCTATCTTACTTTAGCATCGCCGCGATCCATGTTTGTGAGCCAAATAATCGGCACAGCAATGGGATGTGTGATCTCTCCTTGTGTGTTTTGGGTTTTCTACAAAGCATTTCCTGATCTAGGAACAACTGGAAGTCAATACCCCGCGCCGAACGCAATTGTGTTCCGCAACATGGCAATACTTGGAGTCCAAGGATTCAGTTCTTTACCGGCTAATTGTCTATTGCTTTGTTATATATTCTTTGGcgcggtgtcataccccaaaatttgcccatgctattcaaaaacacaaagctccaaaacacagtctcctacacagaaactctaa